In the genome of Cydia strobilella chromosome Z, ilCydStro3.1, whole genome shotgun sequence, one region contains:
- the LOC134754916 gene encoding uncharacterized protein LOC134754916, with protein sequence MNQYVIERRLCICYGMLALLLTIAVVFVAIPFNHWRTTLNVCPGNYFENTNCGCIFYGVTTYRNFNGGHHSRCMYATLAPVPVLVYAIIMALFHMYRVCINNVGRYEDEKSTSMQEIEGQSIVVTSRARVAQRNDSVIYCWVPSAIIGACFCIYNLVHAAIITDGFVKTCNQYRSYLVTELRAAGDQTTAIHFRLSCQAIYDYMDYIQKNPNGIVTQGEYYINTGLLLQLAIIASWVSVAIWMAVVVFTTMRAYKERHVLTCCGH encoded by the exons ATGAATCAATACGTAATCGAGAGACGCCTGTGCATATGTTACGGGATGCTGGCGCTGCTGCTCACGATAGCAGTGGTCTTCGTCGCCATCCCTTTTAACCATTGGCGCACCACGCTTAATGTCTGTCCAGGGAACTATTTTGAGAACACTAATTGTGGATGTATATTTTATGGCGTCACTACATATAGAAACTTTAATGGGGGCCACCACTCCAGGTGCATGTATGCCACTTTGGCACCAGTGCCTGTATTAGTATATGCTATAATCATGGCTCTGTTTCACATGTACAGAGTTTGCATAAACAATGTTGGCAGATATGAGGATGAAAAGTCTACCTCTATGCAGGAAAT AGAGGGACAATCAATAGTAGTGACATCAAGGGCTAGAGTGGCTCAACGCAATGATTCTGTGATCTACTGCTGGGTTCCATCAGCTATTATTGGTGCATGTTTCTGTATTTATAACTTGGTTCATGCAGCTATTATAACAGATGGATTTGTTAAAACCTGTAACCAGTATCGAAGCTACCTTGTCACG GAACTTCGTGCTGCTGGAGACCAAACTACCGCCATTCACTTCCGTCTCAGCTGTCAAGCTATTTACGATTATATGGACTACATACAGAAGAACCCGAACGGCATAGTCACTCAAGGGGAATATTACATAAACACAGGTTTGCTCCTGCAGTTGGCCATCATAGCCTCCTGGGTGTCGGTAGCTATTTGGATGGCAGTGGTCGTGTTCACGACCATGCGGGCATACAAGGAGCGTCACGTGCTGACATGCTGCGGGCACTAA